A DNA window from Niabella yanshanensis contains the following coding sequences:
- a CDS encoding NAD(P)-binding domain-containing protein produces MNNKIRYKTKIVVIGAGQAGLSAAYHLKKQGLEIGPGFIILDEAPQAGGAWQYRWPSLTLSTVNRIHDLPGMSFEKTIETHEKEVQASVAVPHYYDLYEKQMDIRVYRPVKVEQVYRHEERFYIDSNRTLFSASGIINATGTWENPYIPDYPGAKDFEGEQLHTKDFKTADDFKGKHVIIVGAGISAIQLLDQISRVTTTTWVARRPPEFREGPFDDMAGHNAVAMVEERVRKGLIPLSVVSVTGLPVSAEIIDMRRRGVLQRFPMFSEITGNGVKWADGTEQQADVILWNTGFKSALDHLRPVLPREEAGGILMGGRLATMVIKEPRIHLVGYGPSASTIGANRAGAAAARELMNTLGIVTRSK; encoded by the coding sequence TGGTGATAGGCGCGGGGCAGGCAGGATTGTCAGCCGCCTATCATCTTAAAAAACAAGGATTAGAAATCGGCCCCGGCTTTATCATTCTTGACGAAGCTCCACAAGCTGGTGGCGCCTGGCAATACCGCTGGCCTTCACTTACACTAAGTACGGTAAACAGAATTCATGATTTACCAGGCATGTCTTTCGAAAAAACCATTGAAACCCATGAAAAAGAAGTACAGGCCAGTGTAGCGGTACCCCATTATTACGATCTGTATGAAAAGCAAATGGATATAAGGGTTTACCGACCAGTAAAAGTGGAACAGGTTTACCGGCATGAAGAACGATTTTATATCGATTCTAACCGCACATTATTTTCAGCCTCAGGTATCATTAATGCCACAGGTACCTGGGAAAATCCCTATATCCCTGACTATCCCGGAGCCAAAGATTTTGAAGGCGAACAATTGCACACCAAAGATTTTAAAACCGCGGATGACTTTAAGGGCAAACATGTGATTATAGTAGGGGCCGGCATTTCTGCGATCCAATTGCTGGACCAGATCTCCAGGGTGACTACAACCACCTGGGTTGCCCGCCGGCCACCTGAGTTCAGGGAAGGGCCTTTTGACGATATGGCGGGTCACAATGCGGTAGCAATGGTTGAGGAAAGAGTAAGAAAAGGGCTAATACCCCTGTCCGTCGTTTCGGTAACGGGCCTGCCTGTTTCAGCAGAAATAATTGACATGCGGAGACGAGGCGTTTTGCAACGCTTCCCTATGTTTAGTGAAATAACCGGCAACGGTGTAAAATGGGCAGATGGAACAGAACAGCAGGCCGATGTTATTTTATGGAACACAGGGTTTAAAAGCGCCCTGGATCATTTGAGGCCGGTATTGCCCAGAGAAGAAGCCGGTGGAATCCTTATGGGAGGCAGGCTGGCTACCATGGTTATTAAAGAACCTCGTATTCACCTTGTTGGTTACGGCCCTTCTGCATCTACCATCGGCGCCAACCGCGCTGGCGCAGCTGCCGCGAGGGAACTGATGAATACCCTGGGAATAGTTACCCGGTCGAAATAG